The Longimicrobium terrae genome has a segment encoding these proteins:
- a CDS encoding holo-ACP synthase, producing the protein MIAGIGTDMVSITRVRELLHRKGDAALRRFFTPAEAERCHASKSPGESFAARFAAKEAFFKAMGTGWGLGGRWTEVEVVSAPSGAPSIRLSGRAAELAAERGIDRIHLSMTHTDDTAAAFVVLESAAG; encoded by the coding sequence ATGATCGCGGGCATTGGAACCGACATGGTTTCCATCACCCGTGTGCGCGAACTGCTGCACCGAAAGGGCGATGCCGCGCTGCGCCGCTTCTTTACCCCGGCGGAAGCCGAGCGCTGCCACGCGTCCAAGTCGCCGGGCGAATCGTTCGCGGCGCGGTTCGCGGCCAAGGAGGCGTTCTTCAAGGCCATGGGCACCGGATGGGGCCTGGGCGGCCGGTGGACGGAGGTGGAGGTGGTGTCGGCCCCGTCGGGCGCGCCCTCGATCCGCCTGAGCGGCCGTGCGGCGGAACTGGCCGCGGAGCGGGGAATCGACCGCATCCATCTTTCCATGACGCACACCGACGACACCGCCGCCGCCTTTGTGGTGCTGGAGTCCGCCGCCGGTTGA
- a CDS encoding ZIP family metal transporter, with product MHTALLYALAAAGANLLGGLVITAPSATGRATQRLMIAFGSGFMIATALVGMVPHAVESGERGVLAVLVGYLLVHLTQHVLTPHFHFGEETHSHAMVDRSVGTAALLGLLLHTFFDGVAIASGFQVGEWLGLLVFVAILLHKMPEGVTVASIMLASGNSRRRAIGAVLLLGVSTMAGVILTQHVRLLASTGLALSAGVTLYVGASNLVPEVQKKRDLPSAIALFAGAGLFYATYLLLRRYVQP from the coding sequence TTGCACACCGCGCTACTCTACGCCCTGGCCGCGGCCGGAGCGAACCTTCTGGGCGGCTTGGTCATCACGGCGCCGTCGGCTACGGGCCGGGCCACGCAGCGCCTGATGATTGCGTTCGGCTCCGGCTTCATGATCGCCACCGCGCTGGTGGGGATGGTTCCACACGCCGTGGAATCCGGCGAGCGCGGCGTGCTGGCGGTGCTGGTGGGCTACCTGCTCGTCCACCTGACGCAGCACGTGCTTACGCCGCACTTCCATTTCGGCGAGGAAACGCACTCCCACGCCATGGTGGACCGCTCGGTTGGCACGGCCGCGCTGCTGGGCCTGCTGCTGCACACCTTCTTTGACGGCGTGGCCATCGCCAGCGGCTTTCAGGTGGGCGAGTGGCTGGGGCTGCTCGTCTTTGTCGCCATCCTGCTGCACAAGATGCCGGAAGGCGTCACCGTTGCGTCCATCATGCTCGCCAGCGGCAACTCGCGCCGGCGGGCGATCGGCGCGGTGCTGCTGCTGGGCGTGTCGACGATGGCGGGGGTGATCCTCACCCAGCACGTGCGCCTGCTGGCCAGCACCGGGCTTGCGCTGAGCGCGGGGGTGACGCTGTACGTGGGCGCCAGCAACCTGGTGCCCGAGGTGCAGAAGAAGCGCGATCTGCCCAGCGCCATCGCGCTCTTCGCGGGCGCGGGCCTGTTCTACGCCACCTATCTGCTGCTTCGGCGGTACGTGCAACCGTGA
- a CDS encoding regulatory protein RecX yields MKITKLEPQKHAAERISLFIDGVFRMGLALDIAHAAHLHVGEEITETRLQELERQDRGWQARESALNLLAVRPRSVAELTRRLRMKGYEPEVAAEVVERMRELGMMDDAAFAGMLVRDRLRLRPQGTRRLENELRAKGVDSETARDAIRETLEGEGTDDHELALRAAEKWKPRAGEEPDRARRRLHGYLARRGFGGETIREVMDQVMPRDGYDG; encoded by the coding sequence ATGAAGATCACCAAGCTGGAACCGCAGAAGCACGCCGCCGAACGGATCAGCCTGTTCATCGATGGCGTGTTCCGGATGGGTCTGGCCCTCGATATCGCCCACGCCGCGCACCTGCACGTGGGCGAGGAGATCACCGAGACGCGCCTGCAGGAGTTGGAGCGCCAGGACCGGGGATGGCAGGCGCGCGAATCCGCCCTCAACCTGCTGGCCGTGCGTCCCCGCAGCGTGGCCGAACTCACCCGCCGCCTGCGGATGAAGGGCTACGAGCCGGAGGTGGCCGCCGAGGTCGTGGAGCGCATGCGGGAACTGGGGATGATGGACGACGCGGCATTCGCGGGAATGCTCGTCCGCGACCGCCTGCGCCTGCGCCCCCAGGGCACGCGCAGGCTGGAGAACGAGCTGCGGGCCAAGGGGGTGGATTCGGAGACGGCCCGCGACGCCATTCGCGAAACGCTGGAAGGCGAAGGAACGGACGACCACGAACTGGCCCTGCGCGCGGCGGAAAAGTGGAAGCCGCGCGCGGGCGAGGAGCCGGACCGGGCGCGGCGGCGGCTGCACGGCTACCTGGCGCGCCGCGGTTTTGGCGGCGAGACGATCCGCGAGGTGATGGACCAGGTGATGCCGCGGGACGGATACGACGGATAA
- a CDS encoding ABC-F family ATP-binding cassette domain-containing protein, whose protein sequence is MSIVRLQDAGKQYGDRWIFRNVSFAVGDRERWGIVGRNGVGKTTLFKAITGDEETTEGEIWRHPGLRFTLLRQNRGERSTATVHEAALEPFADLVEMEAQIGRDLDAMGATADPHEAARLMRTYDRQVEEFRRRGGYEMRSRADATLEGLGFPPDTWDKPISALSGGELGRLRLAQTLLAQPDVLLLDEPTNHLDLRSTEWLEEFLRGYPGTVMVVSHDRVFLQRLCDHILHVEEQTAYAYTGGYESFLDQREARRELQRKQFEQQQAYINRTEDFIRRNLAGQKTKQAKSRRTLLSRLERVAGVSEEDRAMGLRFASGGRSGGVVMKVDGVQCAYGPRVLFAPFSAEVARSERIVIVGPNGCGKSTLMRVLAGVTQGARGSVTMGTGVRTAYYRQDFTHLNPDHKIREEVGAAAPGMTITELRSHLGRFLFSGEDAEARVGDLSGGEQARVALARITLEKANLLLLDEPTNHLDIESREVLEEALENYDGTVILISHDRAMLSAMSTRVWAYEDGRFVDFSGSYDEYIEWSARRRAEQASTAASARAAEPRNSSAPAAGGSTDRPAISKNELRRREREFAELEKRIASLETRIGETETSLADPALYGAGTDPARAQALAAERDRLTGELADAYTLWERVGEELSGVSVA, encoded by the coding sequence ATGAGCATCGTCCGGCTGCAGGACGCGGGCAAGCAGTACGGGGACCGCTGGATCTTTCGCAACGTATCCTTTGCCGTCGGCGACCGGGAACGCTGGGGAATCGTCGGCCGCAACGGCGTCGGCAAGACGACGCTCTTCAAGGCCATCACCGGCGATGAGGAGACGACAGAGGGCGAGATCTGGCGGCATCCGGGTCTGCGCTTCACCCTTCTGCGCCAGAACCGGGGCGAACGCAGCACGGCGACGGTACACGAGGCGGCGCTGGAGCCCTTTGCCGATCTGGTGGAGATGGAGGCGCAGATCGGCCGCGACCTGGACGCCATGGGCGCCACGGCCGACCCGCACGAGGCCGCCCGGCTGATGCGGACGTACGACCGGCAGGTGGAGGAGTTCCGCCGCCGCGGCGGATACGAGATGCGCTCCCGCGCCGACGCCACGCTGGAAGGCCTCGGCTTTCCGCCGGACACGTGGGACAAGCCGATCAGCGCGCTTTCCGGCGGCGAACTGGGACGGCTGCGGCTGGCGCAGACGCTGCTGGCCCAGCCCGACGTGCTGCTGCTGGACGAACCCACCAACCACCTGGACCTGCGCTCCACCGAGTGGCTGGAGGAGTTCCTGCGCGGCTATCCCGGAACGGTGATGGTGGTTTCCCACGACCGCGTGTTTCTGCAGCGGCTGTGTGACCACATCCTGCACGTGGAGGAACAGACGGCGTACGCCTACACCGGCGGATACGAGTCTTTCCTGGACCAGCGCGAAGCGCGCAGAGAGTTGCAGCGCAAGCAGTTCGAGCAGCAGCAGGCGTACATCAACCGCACCGAAGACTTCATCCGCCGCAACCTGGCGGGGCAGAAGACCAAGCAGGCCAAGAGCCGCCGCACCCTCCTGAGCCGGCTGGAGCGCGTCGCGGGCGTGTCGGAAGAGGATCGGGCGATGGGGCTGCGCTTCGCCAGCGGCGGCCGCAGCGGCGGCGTGGTGATGAAGGTGGACGGCGTGCAGTGCGCCTACGGCCCGCGCGTGCTCTTCGCCCCCTTTTCCGCCGAAGTCGCGCGTAGCGAGCGGATCGTGATCGTGGGCCCCAACGGCTGCGGAAAGTCCACGCTGATGCGCGTGCTGGCGGGCGTGACCCAGGGCGCGCGCGGGTCCGTGACGATGGGGACGGGGGTGCGGACGGCGTACTATCGCCAGGACTTCACGCACCTGAACCCGGATCACAAGATCCGCGAAGAGGTGGGCGCCGCGGCGCCTGGGATGACCATCACGGAGCTGCGCAGCCATCTGGGCCGCTTCCTCTTTTCCGGCGAGGACGCCGAGGCGCGCGTGGGCGACTTGTCCGGCGGCGAGCAGGCGCGCGTAGCGCTCGCCCGCATCACGCTGGAAAAAGCCAACCTGCTGCTGCTGGACGAGCCCACCAACCACCTGGACATCGAAAGCCGCGAGGTGCTCGAGGAAGCGCTCGAGAACTACGACGGTACGGTGATCCTCATCAGCCACGACCGCGCCATGCTTTCCGCCATGTCCACGCGCGTGTGGGCGTATGAGGACGGGCGCTTCGTGGATTTCAGCGGCAGCTACGACGAATACATCGAGTGGAGCGCCCGCCGCCGCGCGGAACAGGCCTCCACCGCCGCGAGCGCACGCGCCGCGGAGCCGCGCAACTCCTCGGCGCCCGCCGCGGGCGGAAGCACGGACCGGCCCGCCATCAGCAAGAACGAGCTTCGCCGCCGCGAGCGCGAGTTCGCCGAGTTGGAGAAACGGATCGCCTCGCTGGAAACGCGCATCGGCGAAACCGAGACATCCCTCGCCGATCCAGCGCTTTACGGCGCGGGTACCGACCCCGCGCGCGCCCAGGCCCTGGCCGCCGAGCGCGACCGGCTCACGGGCGAACTGGCGGATGCCTATACCCTGTGGGAGCGCGTCGGCGAGGAGCTTTCTGGCGTGTCCGTGGCGTAA
- a CDS encoding ABC transporter ATP-binding protein translates to MTDMAPLSVDGLRKAYRRGPVLGDLTFALRAGEAVALLGGNGAGKSTLLGCITGDRVPDRGGVRLCGHDPFSDLAAAAQCMGFVPETPFLYPELTVGEMLQFVAAARAMDEGGAAAETARLLELLGLAGAEGTLCRELSQGMGRKTAIIAALLHRPRAILLDEALNGLDRPSSARLIAELDARRAEGAAVLISSHDLEFVGEWCGRGLMLEPGARWTMLEGEAWEQWKRAPSLRAGWGD, encoded by the coding sequence ATGACGGACATGGCGCCGCTTTCCGTCGACGGACTGCGCAAGGCGTACCGGCGCGGGCCCGTGCTGGGCGACCTGACCTTTGCCCTGCGCGCGGGCGAGGCGGTGGCGCTGCTGGGGGGCAACGGCGCGGGAAAGAGCACGCTGCTGGGCTGCATCACGGGCGACCGGGTGCCGGATCGCGGCGGGGTGCGGCTGTGCGGCCACGATCCGTTTTCGGACCTCGCCGCGGCGGCGCAGTGTATGGGCTTTGTTCCCGAGACGCCGTTTCTGTATCCCGAACTCACCGTGGGCGAGATGCTGCAGTTCGTCGCCGCGGCGCGCGCTATGGACGAGGGCGGCGCCGCGGCGGAGACGGCGCGGCTGCTGGAACTGCTCGGCCTGGCCGGGGCGGAGGGTACGCTGTGCCGCGAGCTTTCGCAGGGGATGGGGCGCAAGACGGCCATCATCGCCGCGCTGCTGCACCGCCCGCGCGCCATTCTGCTGGACGAGGCGCTGAACGGGCTGGACCGCCCATCATCCGCCCGGCTGATCGCGGAACTGGATGCGCGGCGGGCGGAGGGCGCGGCCGTCCTCATCAGCAGCCACGACCTGGAGTTCGTGGGCGAGTGGTGCGGCCGCGGGCTGATGCTGGAGCCGGGCGCGCGGTGGACGATGCTGGAAGGCGAGGCGTGGGAGCAGTGGAAGCGCGCGCCGTCGCTGCGGGCGGGCTGGGGCGACTGA
- a CDS encoding AAA family ATPase, with the protein MSDLSLFGDADPGVHHRDDPPPPAAPSAPLAERMRPRSLDEIVGQPKLAGPEGTLRKLLATGHLPNLILHGPPGTGKTTLARVIAGDSGYSFVPFNAVSEGVPRLREVVKEAESRRRAGRRTLLFVDEIHRLNKGQQDFLLPGIESGLMTLVGATTEHPAFEINPAVLSRSRVLVLEPLSEDDVRSVVRRALADEERGLGGTGLTIDDEAEDVLVRHTGGDARQALTGLEIAARLAGYGGRITPEEVREALQRPTARYDTSLMYEMLSAFHKSLRASTGSGALYWAMRMIQSGEDPKTVFRRLIAAAYEDVGLADPQAGIVCVNAMLAYERLGHPEGMLPLYNAILYVANAPKSNRAYMAGGAASRAAKEHPDAPIPLHLRNPTTSLMKEWGFGEGYKYAHDFPGGYTPMQTLPDEIADERFYQPTDRGFEAKLAARIRERGDPG; encoded by the coding sequence GTGAGCGACCTGTCCCTGTTTGGCGACGCCGATCCCGGCGTTCACCACCGCGACGATCCGCCGCCCCCCGCGGCCCCGTCCGCGCCGCTGGCGGAGCGGATGCGTCCGCGCTCGCTGGACGAGATCGTGGGACAGCCCAAGCTGGCCGGTCCGGAGGGCACGCTGCGCAAGCTGCTGGCGACCGGCCATCTGCCCAATCTGATTCTGCACGGCCCGCCGGGGACGGGAAAAACGACGCTGGCCCGCGTGATCGCCGGGGACAGCGGATACTCGTTCGTCCCGTTCAACGCCGTGAGCGAGGGCGTTCCGCGGCTGCGCGAGGTGGTGAAGGAGGCGGAGTCGCGCCGCCGCGCCGGCCGCCGCACGCTGCTGTTCGTGGACGAAATCCATCGGCTGAACAAAGGCCAGCAGGACTTTCTTCTTCCCGGCATCGAGTCGGGGCTGATGACGCTCGTCGGGGCGACCACGGAGCATCCGGCGTTCGAGATCAACCCCGCCGTGCTGTCGCGCTCGCGCGTGCTGGTGCTGGAGCCGCTTTCGGAGGATGACGTGCGTTCCGTCGTCCGCCGGGCGCTGGCCGACGAGGAGCGTGGGCTGGGCGGCACCGGGCTGACGATCGACGACGAGGCGGAAGACGTGCTGGTGCGCCACACCGGCGGCGACGCGCGGCAGGCGCTCACGGGGTTGGAGATTGCCGCGCGGCTGGCGGGATACGGGGGGCGGATTACGCCGGAGGAGGTTCGCGAGGCGCTGCAGCGGCCCACGGCGCGGTACGACACCTCGCTGATGTACGAGATGCTGTCCGCGTTCCACAAGTCGCTGCGGGCCAGCACGGGCTCCGGCGCGCTGTACTGGGCCATGCGGATGATTCAGTCCGGCGAGGACCCCAAGACGGTGTTCCGCCGCCTGATCGCCGCCGCGTACGAGGACGTGGGACTTGCCGATCCGCAGGCGGGAATCGTGTGCGTGAACGCCATGCTGGCGTACGAGCGGCTGGGGCATCCGGAGGGAATGCTTCCGCTGTACAATGCGATTCTGTACGTGGCCAACGCGCCCAAGAGCAACCGGGCGTACATGGCGGGCGGTGCGGCGTCGCGGGCGGCAAAGGAGCATCCGGACGCACCCATCCCGCTGCATCTGCGCAATCCCACGACGTCGCTGATGAAGGAGTGGGGCTTCGGGGAAGGATACAAGTACGCCCATGACTTCCCCGGCGGATATACGCCCATGCAGACGCTGCCGGACGAGATCGCGGACGAGCGCTTCTACCAGCCCACGGACCGCGGCTTTGAAGCCAAGCTCGCCGCCCGCATCCGCGAACGCGGCGATCCGGGGTGA
- a CDS encoding C40 family peptidase, producing MKGSPEELKTLVHEVRDAHAPDPRMAVFEVDVEVHGDRVVFVGFTSEPAAAEELHRRAAGLTQWTEVADRVQLLPEAAPDELVHAVVSAALAPMMGGPRIASTQVSQAVLGSRLVVFRREGRWLQCKGPDGYIGWIHAGYVALMDEAGARAWEMGVDGDVWISLGAEVLDDDGAIMARLPWNARITRLGSGLARLPDGRTGHIRGEVIPLGARQLGFPTDPTAICETAPRWLGVPYLWGGITMGGVDCSGFVQALHRMHGHTLPRDSDQQSRAGESVDPGENFEKLLPGDLLFYAEQPGRCTHVTMSLGGSEIIHSSLGNAGVGRNDMAGRRSYERELRRIFLWARRILPR from the coding sequence ATGAAAGGCTCTCCCGAGGAACTCAAGACGCTCGTCCACGAGGTGCGCGACGCCCACGCGCCGGACCCGCGCATGGCGGTGTTCGAGGTGGACGTGGAGGTGCACGGCGACCGCGTGGTGTTCGTGGGCTTCACCTCGGAGCCGGCGGCGGCGGAGGAGCTGCACCGCCGGGCCGCGGGGCTCACGCAGTGGACGGAGGTGGCGGACCGGGTGCAGCTCCTTCCGGAAGCCGCCCCGGACGAGCTTGTGCACGCCGTGGTCTCCGCCGCGCTGGCGCCGATGATGGGCGGGCCGCGGATCGCCTCCACGCAGGTGTCTCAGGCGGTCCTCGGCAGCCGCCTTGTCGTTTTCCGCCGCGAGGGGCGGTGGCTGCAGTGCAAGGGCCCGGACGGGTACATCGGGTGGATTCACGCCGGCTACGTGGCGCTGATGGACGAGGCGGGGGCGCGGGCGTGGGAGATGGGCGTGGACGGCGACGTGTGGATTTCGCTGGGTGCCGAGGTGCTGGACGACGACGGCGCCATCATGGCGCGGCTGCCGTGGAACGCGCGCATCACGCGGCTGGGGAGCGGGCTGGCGCGGCTTCCGGACGGGCGCACGGGGCACATCCGCGGCGAGGTGATTCCGCTGGGCGCGCGGCAGCTGGGCTTTCCGACGGATCCCACGGCGATCTGCGAGACGGCGCCGCGATGGCTGGGGGTGCCGTACCTGTGGGGCGGGATCACGATGGGCGGGGTGGACTGCTCCGGCTTTGTGCAGGCGCTGCACCGCATGCACGGGCACACGCTTCCGCGCGATTCGGACCAGCAGAGCCGGGCGGGGGAGTCGGTGGATCCGGGGGAGAACTTCGAGAAGCTGCTGCCGGGTGACCTGCTGTTCTACGCGGAGCAGCCCGGGCGGTGCACGCACGTGACGATGTCGCTGGGCGGATCGGAGATCATCCACTCGTCGTTGGGGAACGCGGGCGTGGGGCGCAACGACATGGCAGGGCGGCGGAGCTACGAGCGGGAACTGCGGCGGATTTTTCTGTGGGCGCGGCGGATTCTGCCGCGGTGA
- a CDS encoding LEA type 2 family protein → MIINRNQPRRALAVAAMLLLALSSACAGFRQPEIELENVSIGTLGLTGGSLMVNLRVTNPNPVGVRAEDLRYQLSLRAPGDTASSSRNANWIPVADGTYDEDVTIRANETRTVSIPVDFSYAELGPAFRSVLRSGRLDYRATGTVRVRAAGASRQVPFRKNGSVNVLGGR, encoded by the coding sequence ATGATCATCAACCGAAACCAACCCCGCCGCGCGCTGGCCGTTGCCGCGATGCTGCTGCTGGCCCTGTCATCCGCGTGCGCCGGTTTCCGCCAGCCGGAGATCGAACTGGAGAACGTGTCCATCGGCACCCTGGGGCTTACCGGCGGCTCGCTGATGGTGAACCTGCGCGTCACCAACCCCAACCCGGTCGGCGTCCGCGCCGAGGACCTGCGCTATCAGCTTTCCCTGCGCGCGCCGGGCGACACGGCCTCCTCCAGCCGCAACGCCAACTGGATTCCCGTCGCCGACGGCACGTACGACGAGGACGTGACGATCCGCGCGAATGAGACGCGAACCGTGTCGATTCCCGTGGACTTCAGCTACGCCGAACTCGGGCCCGCCTTCCGCTCCGTGCTGCGCTCCGGCCGCCTGGACTACCGGGCGACGGGCACCGTGCGCGTCCGCGCCGCGGGTGCCAGCCGCCAGGTTCCGTTCCGCAAGAACGGCTCGGTCAACGTGCTCGGCGGCCGATGA
- a CDS encoding aminotransferase class V-fold PLP-dependent enzyme has protein sequence MPLDSASAVPAPAAPDDFRALRDREFPYIARSPYLNAASMGPLPERARRAIDAYTLRRADIHALRGDDFEPTLARCRRLAATLVGADADEIALLPNTSFGLNLAAHCLPMERGSRIVVSDREFPANVYPWMALERAAGITVTIVPTDSQGHPDESRLMEEIARGDVRMLAVSAVQFTDGWRADLETLGRACRRHDAWFVVDGIQAVGQLPVDVRAAGIDLMAIGAQKWLCSPFGTGFTYVRRELIERMEPAVVGWTSQTASADLEQVLEYGMEWLPGARRFEVSTQPFQDYAGMAESLQLVVEADPARIQAHVAALIDPLAEWLHGRGIPITSDLRPERRSGIFSFRPFDVRGTFTALNRARVGCVVREGAIRLAPHLYNQPEDMARLMDVLDGCLPR, from the coding sequence TTGCCGCTGGACTCCGCTTCCGCCGTCCCCGCGCCCGCCGCGCCCGACGACTTTCGGGCGCTGCGCGACCGCGAGTTTCCGTACATCGCCCGGTCGCCGTACCTGAACGCGGCGTCCATGGGGCCGCTGCCGGAGCGCGCGCGCCGCGCCATCGACGCGTACACGCTGCGCCGCGCCGACATCCACGCGCTGCGCGGCGACGACTTCGAGCCCACGCTGGCCCGCTGCCGCCGTCTGGCCGCCACGCTGGTGGGCGCGGACGCGGACGAGATCGCGCTCCTGCCCAACACCAGCTTCGGGCTGAACCTGGCGGCGCACTGCCTGCCCATGGAGCGCGGCTCGCGCATCGTGGTGAGCGACCGCGAGTTTCCCGCCAACGTGTACCCGTGGATGGCGCTGGAGCGCGCGGCCGGGATCACCGTCACCATTGTTCCCACCGACTCGCAGGGGCACCCGGACGAGTCGCGGCTGATGGAGGAGATCGCGCGCGGCGACGTGCGGATGCTGGCGGTTTCCGCGGTGCAGTTCACAGATGGATGGCGCGCGGACCTGGAAACGCTGGGCCGCGCCTGCCGCCGGCACGACGCATGGTTCGTGGTGGACGGGATCCAGGCGGTGGGCCAGCTGCCGGTGGACGTGCGCGCGGCGGGGATCGACCTGATGGCCATTGGCGCGCAGAAGTGGCTGTGCTCGCCGTTCGGCACGGGATTCACTTACGTGCGGCGGGAACTGATCGAGCGGATGGAGCCCGCGGTGGTGGGGTGGACGTCGCAGACCGCATCGGCGGACCTGGAGCAGGTGCTGGAGTACGGGATGGAGTGGCTGCCGGGGGCGCGCCGCTTTGAGGTATCGACCCAGCCCTTTCAGGACTACGCGGGGATGGCGGAGTCGCTGCAGCTGGTGGTGGAGGCGGACCCCGCGCGCATTCAGGCGCACGTGGCGGCGCTGATCGATCCGCTGGCGGAGTGGCTGCACGGGCGTGGGATTCCCATCACCAGCGACCTGCGGCCGGAGCGCCGGTCGGGGATCTTTTCCTTTCGCCCGTTTGACGTGCGCGGCACGTTCACCGCGCTGAACCGGGCGCGCGTGGGATGCGTGGTTCGCGAGGGCGCCATCCGTCTCGCGCCGCATCTGTACAACCAGCCGGAAGACATGGCCCGCTTGATGGACGTTCTGGACGGATGTCTGCCCCGATGA